From Actinoplanes oblitus, a single genomic window includes:
- a CDS encoding M16 family metallopeptidase — MSLVTTRPEPGTARPYAFPAVRRVTAHGGTVIAAHLPGQVLATAMLLLDASAAREAEGREGTATVLAKCLEEGTEKRDSAAYALALEGLGAELVPSVDWDTFRVGVSAPAPRLAGAVRLAAEAARTPKLDPADVSRVRDDEVTALRMDWAQPGPRADAALRADLFGADGRYRRPLHGDPTSLAAVTVDDVLAFHREWMLRPGVLLVAGDLDGLDLAELAEAAFAGTTGQALALDAPLGLAIPERPHVILVDRPGSVQSTLRIGHRSPERATPDYVPMTLAATVLGGAFTSRLNHLIREVKGYTYGIRGSYAMTRRAGRFEVAAGVQTAVTAPAIRDTLGEIRRTQQDGVTEAELAVARSWRAGQLSVEMQTPGAIVGALATLVVHGLPDDYYETLRREYLGATVEQVSAAAARHLAVDGLSLVVEGDGAAIRDELAEFGEVTEGRV; from the coding sequence ATGAGCCTCGTCACCACCCGCCCGGAGCCCGGCACCGCCCGGCCGTACGCGTTCCCGGCCGTCCGCCGGGTCACCGCGCACGGTGGCACGGTGATCGCCGCGCACCTGCCCGGCCAGGTCCTGGCCACCGCGATGCTGCTGCTGGACGCGAGCGCCGCCCGGGAGGCCGAGGGCCGCGAGGGCACCGCCACCGTGCTGGCCAAGTGCCTGGAGGAGGGCACCGAGAAACGGGACTCGGCGGCGTACGCGCTGGCGCTGGAGGGGCTCGGCGCCGAGCTCGTCCCGTCGGTGGACTGGGACACGTTCCGGGTCGGCGTCTCCGCCCCGGCGCCGCGGCTGGCCGGCGCGGTCCGGCTGGCCGCCGAGGCCGCCCGCACCCCGAAACTGGATCCGGCCGACGTGTCCCGGGTCCGCGACGACGAGGTGACAGCGCTGCGGATGGACTGGGCGCAGCCCGGCCCGCGGGCCGACGCCGCGCTGCGCGCCGACCTGTTCGGCGCGGACGGGCGGTACCGCCGCCCGCTGCACGGCGATCCCACCTCGCTGGCCGCGGTGACCGTCGACGACGTGCTCGCCTTCCATCGGGAGTGGATGCTCCGGCCGGGCGTGCTGCTGGTCGCCGGTGACCTGGACGGGCTGGACCTGGCCGAGCTGGCCGAGGCGGCGTTCGCCGGCACCACCGGGCAGGCGCTGGCGCTGGACGCGCCGCTGGGCCTGGCGATCCCGGAGCGCCCGCACGTGATCCTCGTCGACCGGCCCGGGTCGGTGCAGTCCACGCTGCGGATCGGGCACCGCTCGCCGGAGCGCGCCACCCCCGACTACGTGCCGATGACGCTGGCGGCCACGGTGCTCGGCGGGGCGTTCACCTCCCGGCTGAACCATTTGATCCGGGAGGTGAAGGGGTACACGTACGGCATCCGCGGGTCGTACGCGATGACCCGCCGGGCCGGGCGGTTCGAGGTGGCGGCCGGGGTGCAGACGGCGGTGACCGCCCCGGCGATCCGGGACACCCTCGGCGAGATCCGGCGTACCCAGCAGGACGGGGTCACCGAGGCGGAGCTGGCGGTGGCGCGGTCCTGGCGGGCCGGGCAGCTGTCGGTGGAGATGCAGACCCCGGGCGCGATCGTCGGCGCCCTGGCCACCCTGGTGGTGCACGGCCTGCCGGACGACTACTACGAGACGCTGCGCCGGGAGTACCTGGGGGCGACCGTCGAGCAGGTCTCCGCGGCCGCCGCCCGGCACCTCGCCGTCGACGGCCTGAGCCTGGTCGTGGAGGGCGACGGCGCCGCGATCCGGGACGAGCTGGCCGAGTTCGGCGAGGTGACCGAGGGCCGCGTCTAG